CTCAGGATGGCGGCCTAGTCCGACGGTGGAAGAGCCCCGCCCAGGCAAGATGGGGGTGGCGGGCTAGCGAGACGCACGCTCGTACCGGCGGGGTGGGCgcggacggcgggacggcgaggTGGGCGGCCGGGGCGTGCGGGGTAGGAAGACGGTGGCCGACGGCAGGGGAGGAAGacggtggccggcgggagggagtcacggcgggggcgggggcgggggcggaggtggggggctcgggagaaaagaaatgaaccgttttttttaaccagtggtattggtgggtaattacccaacAACTTCACGAGGAGATTCATATTGGGTAGTTTTGGAattgcaaaagaggtgctccaaaactccatccCCATTTGCACTATAGCTTCATaaagttggcagctccatggagttttggagctggggtgtttggctgaaaaattggttggagttgctggagtttagttTCAGAGCAATGCCAAACATACCCTATCTAGTCTTCAACGCCTCCCTGATTTTGCAACCAAAAAGGCAACGTGACATAAGAAGCAGCTAGGAATTATGTAAATATTATCGGTGATGACTCTGGCATGTTTTATTCCATTTTCTTTATCCTTATCATTGGCTATTGGCTATTATCTTGGTAGCAGGCTTCAACACCTTCCCGATTGCAAGCACAAGAAGAACACGATGTGACTAAGGAAGTAGCTAGCAAATTGCAAATCGAAGAAATTAGCAAACCGCAATGTCGGTGTAAAGCGCTAAGGTGACAACAGATTCTTCCATCAGATCAGCAGCTATATCCACAGTTGATGCGGGTCATACACTACTTGAGTTGTCGATGAGCAAGTCGATGGCTAGCTTGGACACATTCTAGAGTGGTAAATGATTGATTGACTGGCAAAACAGAGCAGTAGCtgcaggggaggggaggcacaGATTGTCGTTTTCTTTTGTTGCGGTGTTGCCCCGCCCCCTGTCTGCTTTGGTGGCGGCTTGCACATGCACTAGGAGAACGTAGAGTCGCGTGCGGGGTTTGTCAGCACTAGCTGAGCTGATATTCTCCGCATGCATACACTACATACAATCCATATATGGCCGCTGCAGAGTGGCGGATTCAAGCCTAGGGCCACTAGGGGCATGAGCCCTAGGTGTTGGCCAATTTTCTCCTTGCTAACACACTGTAGTACAAAAGAGGTCCAGTTACAGCAAGCCCATCGGCTCATTAGTGGCCCTAGGTGTTGGGCTAGCCCAGCTCCGCCCAGTAACCTCGCGGGTTTCTGATCAATTAATTGGCATAAGGGAACGGCAGTAGATAGAAATATGGTAGTGACATAAACAATATGACGATGTATTTGCTATGCACCATTATGATCATGGACGGCTAAGAGGTTAAAGTCTAGGAGAAAGGAAAGATAGATGATGCAGTCACGGCGGAGTGATGATATGATCTAGCACAAAGCAACTCGAAAATTGATGTTCGACATGCACGCCATCTAAAATAACATGTGGTTAGTGTTCGATAAGAGAGAACGCCATGCACTATCAGAGATGTATCTTCGATAACCGTGGTATAACGGACAAAGCTCCTTAAGATCAGAAGTAAGGTAGAGAGGATGGGCACAAAGAAGAGGGTGTGGAAAGACAAACGGAAGCATGCATGTATGGTGGCTATAGCAATTAAGATTGGAGAACACTGAAAAGATAGGAGATTAtggcttctactactatacATTAAACCACTCACCTATAGATCTTCTTCTAGAAATATAGggataattaattaattatgcaCCATAACTAAAACTCTCAAGCAACAAAGTAGATCGCCACATCAAAAGTTAAAAATTAGATTCATGTTAAAAATGTACAATTCTTTATATTACTTTCAGTAAATACAAAAATATTTATCTATATAAAGTATTCACTTTTCTCTTGAATTCATGTTGCAAAAAATACATGGCAAATATGATGTTGAAAAAGACATAGATGATAGCTTGATCCAGACCATTCAGACAAAACAATTATGATGACATGACTACACAAAATAATTTGAATCTATTTTTGGAAgtgaaaaattgaaaaaaaatgttagaAAAAAATTAGTGACCCGCGCTATTTGCACGGGCCATCTTACTAGTTCACAGAATTGTACACAATTCGCTACAAATGAACCTCTTGTTCTCCTTGCACTTTGCGTTGTTTTCGATCATGTATGCAGTTTGATTTTTACACTTCTGGATAAAACACACACCGAAACCATTAAACTTTGTCACGGTCGGCCATGGCCCAAATACGCACTGTACATGACTGCGCGTACGTACGTTTGCTCGTGACGTACCACCGTGAAGTGTCACGCACGCAAAGACACCCGCTacacgccaccaccgcctcaACATTTacgctcctcctgctgctgcttgtcgccaccgccgccggcggcgctctGCGAGGTGGCGACGCCAGAGTTCTTGCAGTGCGCGATGGCGGCCTGGATGGCGCTGCGCAGCTCCTCCATCGTGCTCACCTCCGACGGCGTCGACGTCTTCGTCACCGAGTCCCCCACAGAGAGGTGCCCGCTGTTGGCGGGCGACCCCCGCAGCGACGCGGGCGCCGACGACAGCCTCCCCTTGTGCCGCTTGGACGACGCGGTgctaccgccgccgcggccgtagGTAAACGTGTGCACTCTCCGCCGCCGCACGTCCCGCCCGTCCCCGtcccggctgctgctgctgctgctaccgcCGGAGTAGGACGCGAAGAGCTGCTCCACCATGGACACGTACTTCCGCACCGCCACCACTATGTCGAGGCCTCGACGCCTGGCGCCTGTTCCGGCCCTGGTGGTTTCCTGCTTCCTGTTCTTCGCCCTGCCGCTGCCCGcttcggtggcggcgctgctctCGCTTCTTGTCCAGGCGACGACGCCGGAGAAGAGGAGCGCGAGCTTCTGCTTGGCCttgccgccgttgccgccgccgtcggtgtTGCTCGTCGCCGTGCTCTGGTGGCGGAGGCCCCGGCCCCTCGCTCCGCGGGAGTTGCTGTGGCTGAGGTCGCTGACGACGCGGCCGAGGTGGTGGGACATGTCGGCCGGTgcgcgccgtggcggcgcgTCGGACGGTGCCTTCTTCGTCGTCGGTGGTGCGGAACaggggaggggaagaagggaagGAAAGGGAGAAGAAGACGGTGGTGAGTGGAAGCGTTGGGGGCAGGCAGGCAgagaggtggtggtgggagaGCGATCGAGGCACGAAGCTGTGTAATTATTGGCCCGGATGCCGACGGCGGTGTGGTGGCCATGGCTTTGAAGATGAAGGGTTCGTGTGACTGCACGTGGTGTGCATGCGGGTGTGCATGGTGAGCCAGTCGATCGATCGCTTTTTGAGCCAAGGAAGAAGGCCAAGGCTCTCGATGGCAATGGCGCGCGTTGTTCAGTTGTAAACCTGTAGTAGTTCAACATAAGTGATCGGAAGAATTAATGAGAGCTTTTGTTACCGCCGTTGAGTCGTTTTGCAGTTTACTAGTTCTTGCAATGTTTGCCGGGATGGAAGCAAGACAGCAACCGAGGGAGACGATGTTGACGTGGACAGTATAACACGCGAATTGAAGGCCACGATGTCGACGTCGAGCGCTACAGTGTCTTAGCCATCTCGTCTGCACAAGTTGCGGGGATAACCTGACATGGCGACAACATGTTGATGCGGGCCTCCGTGATTTTGTGAGGCACACGACAGGCCTCGTTTTGCAATTGCAACCGAACACGCCATATATCCTCGTGGCAACTAGCAATTAGCAACCGAACAAAGTACGTGGTGCGATGATATTGTAGCAACTAGCAAGAGGCCCTTAGCGACTTT
The genomic region above belongs to Setaria italica strain Yugu1 chromosome VI, Setaria_italica_v2.0, whole genome shotgun sequence and contains:
- the LOC101778455 gene encoding probable BRI1 kinase inhibitor 1, whose protein sequence is MSHHLGRVVSDLSHSNSRGARGRGLRHQSTATSNTDGGGNGGKAKQKLALLFSGVVAWTRSESSAATEAGSGRAKNRKQETTRAGTGARRRGLDIVVAVRKYVSMVEQLFASYSGGSSSSSSRDGDGRDVRRRRVHTFTYGRGGGSTASSKRHKGRLSSAPASLRGSPANSGHLSVGDSVTKTSTPSEVSTMEELRSAIQAAIAHCKNSGVATSQSAAGGGGDKQQQEERKC